GGTCCGGACGGTGGCGACGGTGGTGACGGTGGTAATGTCGTGGTTCGGGCCAGTAATAATGTCAATACGCTAGCTAAGTTTCGCCACAGTAAACAGATTAAAGCTGAGGCTGGAGAGTCGGGTCGTAAGCGTCGAGCCCACGGCAGAAACGGAGAGGACGTAGAGATTATCGTCCCCGTCGGCACCGTTATTTATGAGGGCGATACAGCGATAGCCGATCTCGTCGAGGTGGACGCTACGGCTATTTTAGCTCACGGCGGTAAGGGTGGCTTTGGTAACGCCCACTTCGTCTCCTCCACGCGGCAAGCACCACGCATCGCCGAGCTCGGTGAGCCAGGCGAGGAGAAAGAGCTACGGTTGGAGCTGAAGAGTGTGGCCGACATCGGGCTAGTAGGACTGCCAAACGCTGGTAAGTCGACGCTGCTCTCTGTTATCAGTAACGCTCGGCCCGAGATCGCCGACTATCCCTTTACTACCCTAGTGCCTAATCTAGGTGTGGCCGAGGTGTATGATGAAGCGCTGATAGTAGCTGACATCCCCGGCTTAATCGAGGGGGCCAGTGAAGGCAAAGGTTTAGGCGATGACTTTTTGCGCCATGTAGAGCGAACTAAGGTGCTACTACATCTGATCGATGCCGGTTCAGACGATGTGGTAGCTGCTTACCAGACGATCGAGAAGGAGCTTAACTCCTACGCTATCGATTTATCCCATAAGCCACGCCTAGTGGCCCTAACTAAGGCCGATGCGGTGCCAGAAGAGATAGTGACGGCCCACCAAGAGCAACTACGAGAGCTTACGGGGGAGGAAGTTTATGTCATAGCCAGTGTAGCTCACCAGGGGCTTAAAGAGGTGTTAGATGCGGCGCTGACGACTGTGAAGTCGGTAGCGGAGACGGAAGAGTTGGAGCCGACGGAGGATATGCCTACCCTCACTTTGGATGACGATCCCCGTAGCTGGAGTATCGAGGAGCTGGACGGAGAGTTTACGATTCATGGCGAACAGCTGGAAAGTTTTGCGCGCCGTACAGATATGAATAACAGTGAAGGTGTTGATCGCTTGCGTGACATCATGAAAAAGCGCGGTGTAAACCGAGAACTGACTCGACGTGGCATCCAGCCGGGCGATAAGATTCGTATTGGGGGCAAGACACTCCACTGGTAGTCGTCCTTCGATTTGCAAAATCAATCGATTAATTGTTTAATAAAGAAATGAAAGTACGACATGAGGCGTCCCCACTACTAGCTGTGGCCGAGATAGAGCCAATACAGGTTTATGAAGGCAACCGTCTGGTCATCGAGCAGGGTATAGACTACCCTAGCGATTTAGACTTAAATCCGGTTCGAGCTTTGCTATTGCGCTCAAGAGAGTTTATACCGGCGGTAGCTAGCGTCCGCCTAAATGGTGGACGACTCGGTGTCAGGCTGTTTGACTATAGAGC
Above is a genomic segment from Candidatus Saccharimonadales bacterium containing:
- the obgE gene encoding GTPase ObgE, with translation MFVDEASIRVQAGKGGSGVASFRTEKFVSRGGPDGGDGGDGGNVVVRASNNVNTLAKFRHSKQIKAEAGESGRKRRAHGRNGEDVEIIVPVGTVIYEGDTAIADLVEVDATAILAHGGKGGFGNAHFVSSTRQAPRIAELGEPGEEKELRLELKSVADIGLVGLPNAGKSTLLSVISNARPEIADYPFTTLVPNLGVAEVYDEALIVADIPGLIEGASEGKGLGDDFLRHVERTKVLLHLIDAGSDDVVAAYQTIEKELNSYAIDLSHKPRLVALTKADAVPEEIVTAHQEQLRELTGEEVYVIASVAHQGLKEVLDAALTTVKSVAETEELEPTEDMPTLTLDDDPRSWSIEELDGEFTIHGEQLESFARRTDMNNSEGVDRLRDIMKKRGVNRELTRRGIQPGDKIRIGGKTLHW